One Exiguobacterium sp. BMC-KP genomic window, TTTCTTAATATGTAAGGATCGTCCGACTAACTCGAAGCCAACGTGCTGATAAATTTTATTCGCTGTTTGATTTGCCCAATCGGTATATAGCGTCACGACTGGGTAAGATTGCAGCAAGTGTTCAGAGAGTTTAGCTACGAGATAAGAAGCATATCCATTTCCGCGTAGCTCCTTTGGAGTATAGACGTAAGAGATCGTAATACCGGTTTGTGTCGGACGCGTAGCTGCTGCCATTGCAACGAGCATTGATCCACTGAACAATCCGAACAAACTTCCTTGTTCGATGTGTCGCGTCATCGACTGATGGAGTTGCGTGAGTTGTCGATCGGACGGACGCGATTCGACTTCATTCAAAAAACCCGTCGCAAACTGGATTGCATGCCGTGATTCTTGTTTCGGGATCGCTTTAAAAATGACACCTTCAGGTATGCGCGGCATCACTACCTTCGTCAAGGCATACACTCCCTGCTCCATATGCACATCATAGATCGAATGCGGTAATAACAGCGGTTCTAAGATCGACTGTTCTCCAACGAACCCTGGACTATCCAAAATACGCGCTAGCTTTCGGATACCCTCTTTTGAAAACACATCACCTGCAACGATCGCTTGCTCCGGTATCGTTTGCAAAATGACGAGTCGTCGATTGCCTTCTTGTGCCGTTGCCATCAGGAGCGGCTCATCCCCCCGTTCCAATATACCTAGAATCAACTGATGCGTATCTGGACGTTCAAGTAGAAACGGAAGGACGACCATTTTGAATTGTTCATAATCACGATAATGTGTCACCATAGTCGACGACCTCCTTTATTTCTATAGTGTACCAAATCATATACTAGAAATCGTAGGTCGTCCGACGGAATCTATCGGTTTTTACACGTTTGCGGTAAAACGTTCGCTCCAAGCAACTGGGTCCTTCGACCAATCTGCCAATTGTTCCTGTTCTTCTACTGTAA contains:
- a CDS encoding GNAT family N-acetyltransferase, producing MVTHYRDYEQFKMVVLPFLLERPDTHQLILGILERGDEPLLMATAQEGNRRLVILQTIPEQAIVAGDVFSKEGIRKLARILDSPGFVGEQSILEPLLLPHSIYDVHMEQGVYALTKVVMPRIPEGVIFKAIPKQESRHAIQFATGFLNEVESRPSDRQLTQLHQSMTRHIEQGSLFGLFSGSMLVAMAAATRPTQTGITISYVYTPKELRGNGYASYLVAKLSEHLLQSYPVVTLYTDWANQTANKIYQHVGFELVGRSLHIKKQERYR